Proteins from a single region of Mycoplasma leachii PG50:
- the ychF gene encoding redox-regulated ATPase YchF, with protein sequence MGLQVGIVGLPNVGKSTLFNAITKSKAEAANYPFATIEPNVGIVEVPDYRLDELFKIFNSKKRVATTIEFVDIAGLIAGASQGEGLGNAFLANIRQTDAICQVIRCFDDKEIMHVENSVDPIRDIEIINLELMLADQTAVKKRLDKILPKFKSGDKLAKIEYDFLNYLLDTLNKGSLLNSLDLGEEQADLLKSYQLLTSKPIIYICNVSDTELLEDNDYVKKVKQFASKSNSQVVKICAKIEEDLSEASKEEKSEFLKELGIKESGLDQLIRAAYDTLGLQTFFTAGVQEVRSWQFKKGWTAPKCAGVIHTDFFKGFIKADIYSINDLLLLGSEKAIKEAGKMRLEGKTYIMQDGDVCFFKFNV encoded by the coding sequence ATGGGATTACAAGTTGGGATTGTAGGCTTACCAAATGTTGGAAAATCTACATTATTTAATGCAATTACTAAATCAAAAGCTGAAGCTGCAAATTATCCTTTTGCAACTATTGAGCCAAATGTAGGGATTGTTGAAGTTCCAGATTATAGATTAGATGAACTATTTAAAATCTTTAATTCTAAAAAAAGAGTAGCTACAACTATTGAATTTGTTGATATTGCAGGACTTATTGCTGGAGCTAGTCAAGGAGAAGGATTAGGCAATGCTTTTTTGGCAAATATTAGACAAACTGATGCTATTTGCCAAGTTATTAGATGTTTTGACGATAAAGAGATTATGCATGTAGAAAATAGTGTTGACCCAATTAGAGATATTGAAATTATTAATTTAGAATTAATGTTAGCAGATCAAACAGCAGTTAAAAAGCGCTTAGATAAAATTTTACCTAAATTTAAATCAGGTGATAAATTAGCTAAAATTGAATATGATTTTTTAAATTATTTATTAGATACTTTAAATAAAGGATCTTTATTAAATAGTTTAGATTTAGGTGAAGAACAAGCAGATCTTTTAAAAAGTTATCAATTACTAACTTCTAAACCAATTATTTATATATGTAATGTTAGTGATACTGAATTATTAGAAGATAATGATTATGTTAAAAAAGTTAAACAATTTGCTAGTAAATCAAATTCTCAAGTAGTTAAGATTTGTGCAAAAATAGAGGAAGATCTATCTGAGGCTTCAAAAGAAGAAAAAAGTGAATTTTTAAAAGAATTAGGAATTAAAGAATCTGGTTTAGATCAATTAATTAGAGCTGCTTATGATACTTTGGGATTACAAACATTTTTTACAGCAGGAGTTCAAGAAGTAAGAAGTTGACAATTTAAAAAAGGTTGAACTGCTCCTAAATGTGCTGGAGTGATTCATACTGACTTTTTTAAAGGATTTATTAAAGCAGATATTTATTCAATTAATGACTTGTTGTTATTAGGTAGTGAAAAAGCAATTAAAGAAGCTGGGAAAATGCGCTTAGAAGGAAAGACATACATAATGCAAGACGGAGATGTATGCTTTTTTAAATTTAATGTCTAG
- a CDS encoding ECF transporter S component yields the protein MIAYNKKQEQDNNFELEKQTKYSKVQMLRQYFLLSTNKIALLATLLALQILLTLFSKYAMGALVLFASAPYLKLEINYWVSAIVLISTNLFWGLIFTVASVWMRLLLGSEPVGLLSLMLVDGSAIIGFATVFFIVKKVFIHSNKLEVFIKFEILFVILSSIFATLFGSLVAYVSNATFIFELYGQKPNPAILGITFLFTIIKLVINHAIFCLIYKRVKVLVKKLARA from the coding sequence ATGATAGCTTACAACAAAAAACAAGAACAAGATAATAATTTTGAACTAGAAAAACAAACAAAATATAGTAAAGTTCAAATGCTAAGACAATATTTTTTACTATCTACTAACAAAATCGCACTTTTAGCAACATTACTTGCTTTACAAATATTACTAACTTTATTTTCTAAATATGCAATGGGTGCTTTAGTACTTTTTGCAAGTGCACCTTATTTAAAATTAGAAATTAATTATTGAGTATCAGCTATTGTTTTAATATCAACTAATTTATTTTGAGGCTTAATATTTACAGTTGCTTCTGTTTGAATGAGATTATTATTAGGAAGCGAACCTGTTGGATTATTATCATTAATGTTAGTTGATGGATCAGCAATTATAGGCTTTGCAACAGTTTTTTTTATTGTTAAAAAAGTGTTTATTCATTCAAATAAATTAGAAGTTTTTATAAAATTTGAGATATTATTTGTTATTTTATCTTCAATATTTGCAACACTATTTGGTAGTTTGGTTGCATATGTAAGCAATGCTACATTTATATTTGAATTATATGGACAAAAACCAAATCCTGCTATATTGGGTATAACCTTTTTATTTACTATTATAAAGTTAGTAATTAATCATGCAATATTTTGTTTGATATATAAAAGAGTAAAAGTGTTAGTAAAAAAATTAGCTAGAGCCTAG
- the rsmG gene encoding 16S rRNA (guanine(527)-N(7))-methyltransferase RsmG, which translates to MFSNWDIFLNYKNFTINQEIKNKLNLYYQILIEENQKYNLTRITELNEVFEKHFLDSLLFVEQFQIIDQKIADIGTGPGFPGVVLKIFFPNIKLTLIESNNKKVNFLKYLVKRLNLNNVEILNKRAEELTNDYKEQFDIVISRAVAYLDIILELGVQLVKVNGSFILLKGPKAYQEIKDLKNKDQKMNLKLINIQELEDTGFGTRINLFYKKIDHTNNLYPRKYQQILKESK; encoded by the coding sequence ATGTTTAGTAATTGAGATATATTTTTAAATTATAAGAACTTTACTATAAATCAAGAAATAAAAAATAAGCTTAATCTTTATTATCAAATTTTAATAGAAGAAAACCAAAAATATAACTTAACAAGAATTACTGAACTAAATGAAGTTTTTGAAAAGCATTTTTTAGATTCTTTATTATTTGTTGAGCAATTTCAAATAATAGATCAAAAAATAGCTGATATCGGAACTGGTCCTGGATTTCCTGGGGTTGTTTTAAAAATCTTTTTTCCAAATATTAAATTAACTTTAATTGAATCTAATAATAAAAAGGTTAATTTTTTAAAATACTTAGTTAAAAGACTAAATTTAAATAATGTTGAGATTTTGAATAAAAGAGCTGAAGAATTAACAAATGATTATAAAGAACAATTTGATATAGTAATTTCTCGAGCTGTTGCCTATTTAGATATTATTTTAGAATTAGGTGTGCAATTAGTTAAAGTTAATGGCTCATTTATTTTATTAAAAGGACCTAAAGCTTATCAAGAAATTAAAGATTTAAAAAATAAAGATCAAAAAATGAACTTAAAATTAATTAATATTCAAGAATTAGAAGATACTGGGTTTGGAACTAGAATTAATTTGTTTTATAAAAAAATAGATCACACCAATAATTTATATCCAAGAAAATATCAACAAATTTTAAAAGAGAGTAAATAA
- the pgsA gene encoding CDP-diacylglycerol--glycerol-3-phosphate 3-phosphatidyltransferase: MKQKTINLPNILTTIRIALVPVIIILLLVNHYINGSVFNNFSKFAWFFSGAIFIIASLTDFLDGWIARKYNLVTNFGKFFDPIADKLLVNATLILFSSLGVLPIWMTVVLILRDTFIDFIRMILSSKGITLAAGIGGKLKTTFQMIGLSLLFFVNLKVFSWVELDWQNQLVLLPMYVATFFSIYSGVIYFLSAKHNLF, translated from the coding sequence ATGAAACAAAAAACAATTAATCTTCCAAATATTTTAACAACAATTAGAATTGCTTTAGTACCAGTTATTATAATTTTATTATTAGTTAATCATTATATAAATGGGAGTGTATTTAATAATTTTAGTAAATTTGCTTGATTTTTTTCAGGAGCTATTTTCATCATCGCTTCTTTGACTGATTTTTTAGATGGATGAATTGCTAGAAAGTATAATTTAGTAACTAATTTTGGTAAGTTTTTTGATCCAATTGCAGATAAACTATTAGTAAATGCTACTTTAATTTTATTTTCTAGTTTAGGAGTTTTGCCAATTTGAATGACAGTAGTCTTAATTTTAAGAGATACTTTTATTGACTTTATTAGAATGATTTTAAGTTCAAAAGGAATTACTCTAGCTGCTGGAATTGGTGGTAAATTAAAAACCACTTTTCAAATGATTGGATTATCATTATTATTTTTTGTTAATTTAAAAGTATTTAGTTGAGTTGAGTTAGATTGACAAAATCAATTAGTTTTACTTCCAATGTATGTTGCAACATTTTTTAGTATTTATAGTGGAGTTATTTACTTTTTAAGTGCAAAGCATAATTTATTTTAA
- a CDS encoding DUF951 domain-containing protein, with amino-acid sequence MNYEELEIGDIIELKKSHPSKTIRWELIRIGAKYKFRSCDQFDLFIELSRQTLKIQLKKIIKKNC; translated from the coding sequence ATGAACTATGAAGAGCTTGAAATTGGAGATATTATAGAACTAAAAAAATCACATCCAAGTAAAACAATAAGATGAGAGTTAATTAGAATTGGAGCTAAATATAAATTTAGAAGTTGTGATCAATTTGATTTGTTCATTGAGCTAAGCCGACAAACTTTAAAGATACAATTAAAAAAAATTATTAAAAAAAACTGTTAA
- a CDS encoding APC family permease: MKNKSRFFEFLTLFMMSVGTIVGSGIYVKNRDILIETHNPIIAIVLWTAVGISCIAVVYLFLEISSSTENGTIGSWSRAFFGHKVGSFFANFQTMFYAPVNQAIFTSALLAYFLNIFDLKLYGYQYLLIFLLVGAVIILLTNILNVFSIKGSKAIQIFGTGFKFFPLIIALIAGFILADHFGALQNNGVNVRGITDSSKQWSRTDFDPLLFFRGFGGILFAFDGFIYICNSKKRAKHADVVPIALVSAMAFAAVFYLIMSLSLILGSPDGSIEQLLERVFNNGQPLKNQVNHTVKVIVAIISMIICFLGLNAYSYIGMAGLESDVIDKLSYVKSVDDKHRFKKIGLIQGVISYAIFAIFIIVGASSSISLNKQINVIEATDSASGMLYLIQIMSSTCSCLSFAMMASLIVAALINRKTNKVEVKKIKGFVPLAIFGLITFIFFSLMGLFTFIVPLDVIRSGHSWWKAQHSQGPLFLLLMVLGLIFVAILWYNQNKRLIGGLCLKNDSLQQKTRTR; the protein is encoded by the coding sequence ATGAAAAACAAGTCTAGATTTTTTGAGTTTCTAACTTTGTTTATGATGTCTGTTGGGACGATTGTTGGATCTGGTATTTATGTTAAAAATAGAGATATTTTAATTGAAACACATAATCCAATCATTGCTATTGTATTATGAACTGCAGTTGGAATTTCTTGTATAGCTGTAGTTTATTTATTTTTAGAAATATCTTCTTCTACAGAAAATGGAACTATTGGTTCTTGATCAAGAGCTTTTTTTGGACATAAAGTTGGTTCTTTTTTTGCTAATTTTCAAACAATGTTTTATGCTCCGGTTAACCAAGCAATTTTTACTTCAGCTTTATTAGCTTATTTTTTAAATATTTTTGATCTTAAGTTATATGGCTATCAATATTTATTAATTTTTTTATTAGTTGGTGCTGTTATTATCTTATTAACTAATATATTAAATGTATTTAGTATTAAAGGTTCTAAGGCGATTCAAATTTTTGGAACAGGGTTTAAATTTTTTCCACTAATTATTGCACTTATTGCTGGATTTATTTTAGCTGATCATTTTGGTGCTTTGCAAAATAATGGGGTTAATGTTAGAGGAATAACTGATTCATCAAAGCAATGATCTCGTACTGATTTTGATCCATTGCTATTTTTTAGAGGTTTTGGTGGAATTTTATTTGCTTTTGATGGTTTTATTTATATTTGTAATTCCAAAAAAAGAGCAAAACACGCTGATGTTGTACCAATTGCTTTAGTTTCAGCTATGGCATTTGCTGCAGTGTTTTATTTAATAATGTCACTTTCTTTAATTTTAGGATCTCCAGATGGTTCTATTGAACAATTATTAGAAAGAGTATTTAATAATGGTCAACCATTAAAAAATCAAGTAAATCACACTGTTAAAGTGATAGTTGCAATTATTTCAATGATTATTTGTTTTTTAGGTTTAAATGCTTATTCTTATATTGGAATGGCTGGTTTAGAATCAGATGTTATTGATAAGTTAAGTTATGTAAAATCTGTTGATGATAAACACCGTTTTAAAAAAATTGGTTTAATTCAAGGTGTAATTTCATATGCAATTTTTGCAATTTTTATTATTGTTGGTGCAAGTTCAAGTATTAGTTTAAATAAACAAATTAATGTTATTGAAGCAACTGATTCAGCTTCAGGAATGTTGTATTTAATTCAAATTATGTCTTCAACTTGTTCTTGTTTATCATTTGCTATGATGGCTAGTTTGATAGTAGCTGCTCTCATTAATAGAAAAACTAACAAAGTTGAAGTTAAAAAAATTAAAGGATTTGTACCATTAGCAATTTTTGGATTGATTACTTTTATTTTCTTTTCATTAATGGGATTGTTTACTTTTATAGTTCCTTTAGATGTTATTAGAAGTGGGCATAGCTGATGAAAAGCTCAACATTCTCAAGGACCATTATTCTTATTGCTAATGGTTTTGGGTCTAATATTTGTTGCTATTCTTTGATATAATCAGAACAAAAGACTTATAGGAGGTCTTTGTTTAAAAAATGATAGCTTACAACAAAAAACAAGAACAAGATAA
- a CDS encoding APC family permease produces MKNKGKLLEFLTLFAMTIGSVVGAGVYFKNKEILLDTRNPIIAIILWIIVGTVCVSMVYLFLEIASSTRNGGSGTIGVWTKLFINRKVGSFFAILNAFFYLPVMQSMFVSFFITFILMMFSTAQLKGIHFLLIFLSTGIVIIIINALINIFNLSISRKYQAFGTIFKFIPLVIALIAGVVLFDKNGAFLSGGFDTTTPTGEIKREEWSTTNFNPLLFFRGFGGILFAFDGFIFICNSQRKAKHKDVVPKALILGMIFVSVFYTLIAISLLMGSPDGSIVKLLERLFNGGKVVKATDSSVVSRIANILTSVIIIVICSIGSNNLSYVSFVVIESDIIDELYLPSQKDISLKKIGIIQACLAITVFSTFILVGTLATVGLTNTATVEQAISSTNGVIYPIQIVATSNACLSFVMIVTLIIGALFNRKTNKVEVEKKKGFIVLGLIAASCLVLFVTMSFFTIVVPLEVLTKNTSWFKANFYQGPLFVLLTLLELVSVSVFWFIQEKRRKKYDLENSEVQVSKKPTA; encoded by the coding sequence ATGAAAAATAAAGGAAAATTATTAGAATTTTTAACTTTATTTGCAATGACAATAGGTTCTGTTGTTGGTGCTGGAGTTTATTTTAAAAATAAAGAAATTCTACTTGATACAAGAAACCCTATAATTGCCATTATTTTATGAATTATAGTTGGAACTGTTTGTGTATCAATGGTTTATTTGTTTTTAGAAATAGCATCATCTACTAGAAATGGTGGAAGTGGAACTATTGGAGTTTGAACTAAACTTTTTATTAATAGAAAAGTTGGATCATTTTTTGCAATTTTAAACGCCTTTTTTTATTTACCAGTAATGCAATCAATGTTTGTTTCATTTTTTATAACATTCATTTTGATGATGTTTAGTACTGCACAATTAAAAGGGATTCACTTTTTATTAATATTTTTATCAACTGGAATCGTAATTATAATTATTAATGCCTTAATTAATATTTTTAACTTATCAATATCTAGAAAATATCAAGCATTTGGAACTATTTTCAAATTTATACCTTTAGTTATAGCTCTTATTGCTGGTGTAGTTTTATTTGATAAAAATGGTGCTTTTTTAAGTGGTGGATTTGATACAACTACTCCAACTGGAGAAATAAAAAGAGAAGAATGATCAACAACCAACTTTAATCCATTGCTATTTTTTAGAGGTTTTGGTGGAATTTTATTTGCTTTTGATGGTTTTATTTTTATATGTAATTCACAAAGAAAAGCAAAACACAAAGATGTAGTTCCTAAAGCTTTAATTTTAGGAATGATTTTTGTTTCAGTATTTTATACTTTAATAGCAATTTCTTTATTAATGGGTTCACCAGATGGATCAATTGTTAAACTTTTAGAAAGATTGTTTAATGGTGGAAAAGTTGTTAAAGCCACTGATAGTAGTGTTGTTTCAAGAATTGCTAATATTTTAACATCAGTAATTATTATAGTAATATGTTCAATTGGATCTAATAATTTATCTTATGTATCATTTGTTGTTATTGAATCAGATATTATTGATGAATTATATTTACCATCACAAAAAGATATTTCATTGAAAAAAATAGGAATTATTCAAGCGTGTCTTGCTATTACTGTTTTTTCAACATTTATTCTTGTTGGAACTTTAGCTACAGTTGGATTAACAAATACAGCAACAGTTGAACAAGCAATTAGTTCAACTAATGGAGTAATTTATCCAATTCAAATAGTTGCAACTTCTAATGCTTGTTTATCATTTGTAATGATTGTTACATTAATTATTGGGGCGTTATTTAATAGAAAAACTAATAAAGTTGAAGTTGAAAAGAAAAAAGGATTTATAGTTTTAGGATTAATTGCAGCATCATGTCTAGTTTTATTTGTAACAATGAGCTTCTTTACTATTGTTGTTCCACTAGAAGTGCTAACTAAAAATACTAGTTGATTTAAAGCTAATTTCTATCAAGGTCCATTATTTGTTCTTTTAACTTTATTAGAACTTGTCTCAGTTTCTGTTTTTTGATTCATTCAAGAAAAAAGAAGAAAAAAATATGACTTAGAGAACTCAGAAGTACAAGTTAGTAAAAAACCTACAGCTTAA